A stretch of the Papaver somniferum cultivar HN1 chromosome 6, ASM357369v1, whole genome shotgun sequence genome encodes the following:
- the LOC113288768 gene encoding GATA transcription factor 7-like, translated as MECVEAKAFKTSLWRPEMLVKSSSNHHDEEVSKFSLWGSSNNNGGTPTNGDETFVDDLLDFSNEETGGIVKEDKEEEYETVDDNNSTEMKTVFSPEKNSASLKNDFAAVFASELSVPTDDLADLEWLSHFVEDSFSEEFSQTQYNDGNPTVLAQPKAQNLDKTEPEKKQPPQFIKTESIETVGYYGFSPQPPPPTTTTAATTVPGKARSKRSRTGGRVWSLGYSSLTETSSSSTSTTTTTSSTTSSSSSCLLFNNIMRTPDYLVSLRKPPVIRHKKQRVVNGDDNGGGGGARVVRTQCSHCGVQKTPQWRTGPLGAKTLCNACGVRFKSGRLLPEYRPASSPTFSKAVHSNSHRKVLEMRKNKAVVAAPEAGFTSAVHSF; from the exons ATGGAGTGCGTTGAAGCAAAAGCTTTCAAAACAAGTTTATGGCGGCCAGAGATGTTAGtgaaatcatcatcaaatcatcatgATGAGGAAGTATCTAAGTTCAGTTTATGGGGTTCAAGTAATAATAATGGTGGTACACCAACTAATGGGGATGAAACTTTTGTGGATGACCTTCTTGATTTTTCTAATGAAGAAACAGGTGGTATTGTcaaagaagataaagaagaagaatatgaaactGTTGATGATAATAATAGTACAGAGATGAAGACGGTTTTTTCACCGGAGAAAAACTCTGCTTCTCTTAAGAACGATTTTGCCGCTGTTTTTGCAAGCGAACTCAGTGTTCCG acGGATGATTTAGCAGACCTAGAATGGTTATCTCATTTCGTTGAAGATTCCTTCTCAGAAGAATTTTCTCAAACACAATATAATGACGGAAATCCCACAGTTTTAGCACAACCCAAAGCACAAAACCTGGACAAAACTGAACCAGAAAAGAAACAACCACCACAATTTATCAAAACAGAATCAATTGAAACAGTGGGTTACTATGGGTTTTCTCCacagccaccaccaccaaccaccaccaccgcagcAACAACAGTACCAGGAAAAGCAAGAAGCAAACGTTCAAGAACAGGGGGAAGAGTTTGGTCACTTGggtattcatctttaacagaaacttcatcatcttcaacatcaacaacaaccacaacatcatcaacaacatcttcttcatcatcttgtcTCCTTTTCAACAATATCATGCGAACACCAGATTATCTCGTCTCTCTTAGAAAACCACCAGTCATAAGACATAAGAAACAACGAGTTGTTAATGGCGatgataatggtggtggtggtggggcgCGTGTCGTGCGAACTCAGTGTAGTCACTGTGGTGTGCAAAAAACGCCGCAATGGAGAACCGGTCCATTAGGTGCAAAAACGTTGTGTAACGCTTGTGGTGTCCGATTCAAGTCGGGTCGGCTTTTACCCGAATACCGTCCTGCTAGTAGCCCGACTTTTTCAAAGGCTGTGCATTCGAATAGTCATCGGAAAGTATTGGAAATGAGAAAGAACAAAGCAGTAGTCGCCGCACCGGAGGCCGGTTTCACTTCAGCAGTTCATAGCTTCTGA
- the LOC113291279 gene encoding glycine-rich protein DOT1-like has protein sequence MKSGERRSWWLLLLFLALMSAYMKPVCVHGSDEHNLPVDRQFSGLHQNNSNVDVAGGGDDANVTNTSFDVTAVTNDKKNSGYGGGGGSGKGSGHGGKVRRRKGKKKMKKGGGGAGGVKGDGKGMGSGGGGGGGGSGSGSGKGVGMGKGSGGGGGGGGKGKGNGGGGGGGGGGGNGKGNNGSGGGGGGGGTGGGGGGGGGGGGGGGGGGGGGGSGYGWGWGGGGGGGGWGFFGPGGGGGKGVTSDGVLTHKIGEYAVCMAKGRCMGMKLECPLHCGGPGCFYDCRHMCSVRCRRSL, from the exons ATGAAGAGCGGTGAGAGGAGATCTTGGTGGCTTCTCTTACTCTTTCTTGCTTTGATGAGTGCATACATGAAACCGGTTTGCGTTCATGGGAGTGATGAACACAACTTACCAGTTGACAGACAATTTTCAGGACTTCATCAAAACAATAGCAATGTGGATGtagctggtggtggtgatgatgcaaATGTAACAAATACTTCTTTTGATGTGACCGCAGTTACTAATGACAAAAAGAATTCCGGTTACGGAGGTGGAGGAGGCAGCGGAAAAGGTAGCGGACATGGAGGTAAAGTTCGTAGGCGAAAAggtaagaagaaaatgaagaagggtGGTGGGGGTGCTGGAGGTGTTAAGGGAGATGGTAAGGGGATGGGTAGcggtggtggaggtggaggagGCGGAAGTGGAAGTGGAAGTGGTAAGGGAGTAGGTATGGGGAAGGGCAGCGGTGGGGGAGGCGGAGGAGGTGGTAAGGGGAAGGGTaatggtggtggaggtggaggcGGAGGCGGGGGAGGTAATGGAAAAGGTAACAATGGTAGTGGTGGAGGTGGCGGAGGAGGAGGTACCGGAGGTggcggaggaggaggaggtggtggtggaggaggaggaggaggtggtggtggaggaggaggaagtggttatggatggggatggggcggtggtggtggaggaggaggtTGGGGATTTTTTGGTCCTGGAGGAGGTGGTGGAAAAGGAG TAACAAGTGATGGAGTCTTAACCCATAAGATCGGAGAATATGCAGTGTGCATGGCTAAAGGGCGTTGCATGGGAATGAAACTGGAATGCCCTCTCCATTGTGGTGGCCCTGGCTGCTTTTACGATTGCCGACACATGTGCTCCGTTCGCTGTAGGCGCTCACTTTAG